Proteins co-encoded in one Haloarcula pelagica genomic window:
- a CDS encoding thioredoxin family protein, producing the protein MSDSERLETMEPNPVWVEDAYSDSIDVLKRHRDDLIFKIWGGDWCKDCRAQLPDFGAALEAAGIPDAQIYHYPVEKEEDGSKTGEAVDAYEIEYIPTVVVERDGEEIARFVEEEPVPILVYLADEIEAALE; encoded by the coding sequence ATGAGCGACTCGGAGCGACTGGAGACGATGGAGCCGAACCCGGTGTGGGTCGAGGACGCCTACAGCGACTCGATCGACGTGCTGAAACGCCACCGTGACGACCTGATCTTCAAGATCTGGGGCGGGGACTGGTGTAAGGACTGTCGCGCTCAGCTCCCCGATTTCGGGGCGGCACTCGAAGCGGCCGGGATTCCGGACGCACAGATCTACCACTACCCCGTCGAGAAGGAAGAGGACGGCTCCAAGACCGGCGAAGCCGTCGATGCCTACGAGATCGAATACATCCCGACCGTCGTCGTCGAACGCGACGGCGAGGAGATCGCCCGCTTCGTCGAGGAGGAACCCGTCCCGATCCTGGTGTACCTGGCCGACGAGATCGAGGCCGCGCTGGAGTAG
- a CDS encoding DUF488 domain-containing protein — protein MTGTVGDTYVAALQHGLADLDGDETLVGVVREPTGWFHATVDENVPDLGPPADLLAETKRVTAEFKRGGMCDEGAHNAAWEETEFAERYRTYLDTEDAPRAALTDLRERLAAEESLVLVCFEGPSKRCHRSILRERLSGEDGE, from the coding sequence ATGACCGGGACCGTCGGCGACACCTACGTCGCCGCGCTCCAGCACGGACTCGCCGACCTGGACGGCGACGAGACGCTGGTCGGCGTCGTCCGGGAACCGACAGGCTGGTTCCACGCTACGGTCGACGAGAACGTCCCGGACCTGGGACCGCCCGCCGATCTGCTCGCGGAGACGAAACGGGTCACAGCGGAGTTCAAACGGGGCGGGATGTGCGACGAGGGCGCGCACAACGCCGCCTGGGAGGAGACGGAGTTCGCCGAGCGATACCGGACGTATCTGGACACCGAGGACGCACCACGGGCGGCGCTTACCGACCTCCGGGAGCGACTCGCCGCCGAGGAATCGCTCGTCCTGGTCTGTTTCGAAGGGCCGTCCAAACGCTGTCACCGGTCGATCCTGCGCGAGCGGCTGTCGGGCGAGGACGGCGAGTGA
- a CDS encoding PLP-dependent cysteine synthase family protein has product MHDSILDTIGSPLVSVDAPAGATVAAKVESFNPGGSAKDRPAKFMIERAERDGDLSTGDTLVEPTSGNTGIGMAMVGAVKGYDVVLVMPSSKSPERRQIMTAYGAEIELVDGDISAAKDRADELTDRDGYVQLRQFDNPANPQSHYETTGAEIVEQVGDRTVDALVAGVGTGGTISGTGRRLREAFPNMDVVAVEPADNAVLSGLEPGTGEDSFQGMGPGFVSPNTDVDLIDEVLTVELDEAETECRRLAREEGVLVGQSSGASNLAAREWAQRLLDDGVADPLVVTVYWDSGERYMSTGMFD; this is encoded by the coding sequence ATGCACGACTCGATCCTCGACACCATCGGTTCTCCCCTGGTGTCGGTCGACGCGCCGGCGGGGGCGACGGTCGCCGCCAAAGTCGAATCGTTCAACCCCGGTGGCTCCGCCAAGGACCGGCCGGCGAAGTTCATGATCGAGCGGGCCGAACGCGACGGCGACCTCTCGACCGGGGACACGCTCGTCGAACCGACAAGCGGCAACACCGGCATCGGGATGGCGATGGTCGGCGCGGTCAAGGGGTACGACGTGGTGCTCGTGATGCCGTCCTCGAAGTCGCCCGAGCGCCGCCAGATCATGACGGCCTACGGCGCCGAGATCGAACTCGTCGATGGCGACATCTCGGCGGCCAAGGACAGGGCCGACGAGCTGACAGACCGGGACGGCTACGTCCAGTTGCGCCAGTTCGACAACCCCGCGAACCCACAGTCCCACTACGAGACGACCGGCGCCGAGATCGTCGAACAGGTCGGCGACCGGACCGTCGACGCTCTCGTGGCGGGTGTCGGCACGGGCGGGACGATCAGCGGCACCGGCCGGCGGCTCAGGGAGGCCTTTCCCAACATGGACGTAGTCGCCGTCGAGCCCGCGGACAACGCCGTCCTCTCGGGGCTGGAACCGGGGACCGGCGAGGACAGTTTCCAGGGCATGGGACCGGGCTTTGTCAGCCCCAACACCGATGTCGACCTCATCGACGAGGTGCTCACCGTCGAACTCGACGAGGCCGAAACCGAGTGCCGCCGCCTGGCTCGCGAGGAGGGAGTCCTCGTCGGGCAGTCCTCCGGCGCCTCGAACCTCGCCGCCCGCGAGTGGGCACAGCGGCTACTCGACGACGGCGTCGCGGACCCGCTGGTCGTCACGGTCTACTGGGACAGCGGCGAGCGGTACATGTCGACCGGGATGTTCGACTAA
- a CDS encoding helix-turn-helix transcriptional regulator, with the protein MGDPPAFVDTVARRREFLDLLTEPRTKPELVDATDVARSTVDRAIESLREEGLVSRDGSAYQATYAGRHVGEAYDQFVSRTRTLQTAQPVLEPLPADTTIPPAALDGATVLEATPEAPQAPVDHNTELVAGATEFRGTGPAVIPQYTETVAGLVETGTTVELVLTEAVVDALRREYAEGFERLRTADDLGLYVTDESVPYAVWTARTPDGPVSGLVVYTESGIKGVVTNGTAAMNEWARAEYESYRATAEPLD; encoded by the coding sequence ATGGGAGACCCACCTGCGTTCGTCGATACCGTCGCCAGGCGACGGGAGTTTCTCGACCTGCTGACGGAGCCACGGACGAAGCCGGAACTCGTCGACGCGACCGATGTCGCCCGGTCGACCGTCGACAGAGCCATCGAGTCACTCCGCGAGGAAGGGCTCGTCAGCCGCGACGGAAGCGCCTACCAAGCGACGTACGCCGGCCGGCACGTCGGCGAGGCATACGACCAGTTCGTGTCCCGGACGCGGACGCTCCAGACCGCCCAGCCGGTTCTGGAACCCTTGCCAGCAGACACCACGATTCCGCCGGCCGCCCTCGACGGTGCGACAGTGCTGGAAGCGACGCCCGAGGCACCGCAGGCACCGGTCGACCACAACACCGAACTGGTCGCCGGGGCGACCGAGTTCCGTGGGACGGGGCCGGCCGTCATCCCGCAGTACACCGAAACTGTGGCCGGACTCGTCGAGACCGGGACGACCGTCGAGTTGGTCCTGACCGAGGCCGTCGTCGACGCGCTCCGGCGGGAGTACGCCGAGGGGTTCGAGCGGCTCCGGACGGCGGACGACCTCGGGCTGTACGTCACCGACGAGTCGGTCCCCTACGCGGTCTGGACCGCGCGAACGCCCGACGGTCCAGTCAGTGGGCTGGTCGTCTACACCGAGTCGGGGATCAAGGGCGTCGTCACGAACGGGACGGCGGCGATGAACGAGTGGGCGCGGGCCGAATACGAGTCCTACAGGGCGACCGCCGAGCCGCTGGATTAG
- a CDS encoding DUF5804 family protein, with product MTQVCLVGDDEVNLRYELLSRETARNALATYDLREPFENTVAVETVSLGAAVALLNDLNWYLVRFVDAALVKEPSISENEWLSRDLAAAIRDDAVTSDETDRFLMVYGVEDQSDATDPDDPDTQRPPRLVEPMLVTRTGEVIPEYDLRAVEETLVVRVTGEEFGA from the coding sequence ATGACACAGGTCTGTCTCGTCGGCGACGACGAGGTGAACCTCCGGTACGAACTCCTCTCCCGCGAAACGGCCAGGAACGCGCTGGCGACGTACGACCTGCGCGAACCGTTCGAGAACACCGTCGCGGTCGAGACGGTGAGTCTGGGTGCCGCCGTCGCGCTGCTGAACGACCTGAACTGGTATCTCGTCCGGTTCGTCGACGCCGCGCTCGTCAAGGAACCGTCGATCAGCGAGAACGAGTGGCTCTCCCGCGATCTGGCGGCGGCGATCAGAGACGACGCCGTCACGTCCGACGAGACCGACCGCTTCCTGATGGTCTACGGCGTCGAGGATCAGTCGGACGCGACGGACCCGGACGACCCCGACACGCAGCGCCCGCCACGGCTCGTCGAACCCATGCTGGTCACGCGGACGGGCGAGGTCATCCCGGAGTACGACCTCCGGGCGGTCGAGGAGACGCTTGTCGTCCGTGTCACGGGCGAGGAGTTCGGTGCGTAG
- a CDS encoding glycosyltransferase has protein sequence MGTPPRTSVLLPTCRRTDVVSEIVGQLRAGDELLVVCDDDDDPAATQAAEYGEQVRAVPAGDPEGCSGKANAIAVGMDAAAHDRLVWTDDDFYHPEGWLGTLLADYETHGPTTELPQFVGTDPLSYLAEPLYALAGTGGVYGADLAWGGSLVFDRSDIDEAAFLADLRRSVSDDGLLSEFCSFHAVRRVRTVRIGGSIRASLERHVRFIQIAWYHGRRELVVGTALGTLVAVGCLLAPLLGLIGTTLFCAAVYLAFGIRRWTVLLAYPAALAQAPLFVYALARQSFVWGGRRYRWRSLFDVEVIDAGPATES, from the coding sequence ATGGGAACCCCGCCCCGGACGAGCGTCCTGTTGCCGACCTGCCGCCGGACCGACGTGGTCTCCGAGATCGTCGGCCAGCTTCGCGCGGGCGACGAGTTGCTGGTGGTCTGTGACGACGACGACGATCCGGCAGCGACACAGGCGGCCGAGTACGGCGAGCAGGTCCGGGCTGTCCCGGCCGGCGACCCGGAAGGTTGTTCCGGGAAGGCAAACGCCATCGCCGTGGGGATGGACGCTGCGGCACACGACCGGCTCGTCTGGACGGACGACGACTTCTACCATCCCGAAGGCTGGCTCGGGACACTCCTGGCGGACTACGAGACCCACGGACCCACCACCGAACTCCCACAGTTCGTGGGCACCGACCCGCTCTCGTACCTTGCGGAACCGCTGTACGCGCTGGCCGGGACCGGCGGCGTCTACGGGGCAGATCTGGCGTGGGGCGGTTCGCTCGTCTTCGACCGGTCTGACATCGACGAGGCCGCCTTCCTGGCCGATCTCCGCCGGTCGGTCAGCGACGACGGACTGCTCTCGGAGTTCTGCTCGTTCCACGCGGTCAGGCGGGTACGGACGGTACGTATCGGCGGTTCGATCCGGGCCTCGCTGGAGCGTCACGTCCGCTTCATCCAGATCGCGTGGTACCACGGGCGCCGCGAGTTGGTCGTCGGGACCGCACTGGGGACCCTCGTCGCGGTCGGCTGCCTGCTCGCACCGCTTCTAGGGCTGATCGGGACGACGCTGTTCTGTGCGGCGGTGTACCTGGCCTTCGGAATCCGGCGGTGGACGGTCCTGCTGGCGTATCCGGCCGCGCTCGCACAGGCACCGCTGTTCGTCTACGCACTGGCCCGCCAGTCGTTCGTCTGGGGCGGACGCCGGTACCGATGGCGCTCGCTGTTCGATGTCGAAGTGATCGATGCCGGCCCCGCCACCGAAAGCTAA
- a CDS encoding methionine adenosyltransferase, giving the protein MTDRNIHVQPESGLAVEDQEVEIVERKGIGHPDSICDGVAESVSRRLATAYIDRVGKVLHYNTDETQLVAGTAAPAYGGGEVLEPIYLLIVGRATKTYEGTRIPAERLALEAAREYLDEQFPHLDIGSDIIVDVQLGEGSGDLQTVFGEEAAVPMANDTSYGVGHAPLSETEQIVYNTERRLTGEYAAENPVVGEDVKVMGKREGDHIDVTVAVAMVDEHVADLSAYKDAVANVRAYVADLATEYTDREVSVHVNTADDYDEESIYLTTTGTSAEQGDDGSVGRGNRANGLITPNRPMSMEATSGKNPVNHIGKIYNLLSTSIAESVVDEVDGIRQLQVRLLSQIGSPIDDPHVADAMLVTEDGVAVGDIEDEVRAAVDEELADVTDITRQVIEGETATF; this is encoded by the coding sequence ATGACCGACCGGAACATCCACGTCCAGCCCGAAAGCGGGCTGGCGGTCGAGGACCAGGAAGTCGAGATCGTCGAGCGGAAGGGGATCGGTCACCCGGACTCTATCTGTGACGGCGTCGCAGAGAGCGTCTCCCGACGGCTGGCGACCGCGTACATCGACCGCGTCGGCAAAGTCCTCCACTACAACACCGACGAGACGCAACTCGTCGCCGGCACCGCCGCGCCCGCCTACGGCGGCGGCGAAGTGCTCGAACCGATCTATCTGCTCATCGTCGGCCGCGCGACCAAGACCTACGAAGGGACCCGGATCCCCGCGGAGCGCCTCGCCCTGGAGGCCGCCCGTGAGTACCTCGACGAGCAGTTCCCCCACCTCGATATCGGCTCGGACATCATCGTCGACGTGCAACTGGGCGAGGGGTCGGGCGATCTCCAGACCGTCTTCGGCGAGGAGGCCGCCGTCCCGATGGCCAACGACACGAGTTACGGCGTCGGCCACGCGCCCCTCTCAGAGACCGAGCAGATCGTCTACAACACCGAACGCCGCCTCACCGGGGAGTACGCCGCCGAGAACCCCGTCGTCGGCGAGGACGTGAAGGTGATGGGCAAACGCGAGGGTGACCACATCGACGTGACCGTCGCGGTCGCCATGGTCGACGAACACGTCGCCGACCTCTCGGCGTACAAGGACGCGGTCGCGAACGTCCGCGCGTACGTCGCCGATCTCGCGACGGAGTACACCGACCGGGAGGTCTCGGTCCACGTCAACACGGCCGACGACTACGACGAGGAGTCCATCTACCTGACGACGACCGGGACCAGCGCCGAGCAGGGTGACGACGGCTCCGTCGGCCGCGGCAACCGCGCCAACGGCCTCATCACGCCGAACCGCCCGATGAGCATGGAGGCCACCTCGGGGAAGAACCCGGTCAACCACATCGGGAAGATCTACAACCTCCTCTCGACCTCGATCGCCGAGTCCGTCGTCGACGAGGTCGACGGCATCCGTCAGCTTCAGGTCCGACTGCTCTCCCAGATCGGGTCGCCCATCGACGACCCCCACGTCGCCGACGCGATGCTCGTCACCGAGGACGGCGTCGCGGTCGGCGACATCGAGGACGAGGTCCGCGCGGCCGTCGACGAGGAACTCGCGGACGTGACCGACATCACTCGGCAGGTCATCGAGGGCGAGACCGCGACGTTCTGA
- the cyaB gene encoding class IV adenylate cyclase: protein MYEVEVKVPAHLATVADRLADLGAELTGTVVQEDTYYDAPHRDFAETDEALRVRRETRADETTARMTYKGPLVDEESKTRAEVETGVDDGDDADSVFQNLGFDPVATVRKDRRFYSYDGYTITLDAVEGVGEHVEVETEVGAEADIDAAREGAYDVLRDLGLDPADQRRTSYLGMLLEDS from the coding sequence ATGTACGAAGTGGAAGTGAAGGTCCCGGCCCACCTGGCGACGGTCGCGGACCGACTCGCCGACCTCGGGGCGGAACTGACCGGCACGGTCGTCCAGGAAGACACCTACTACGACGCGCCCCACAGGGACTTCGCCGAGACCGACGAGGCGCTGCGCGTCCGCCGCGAGACCCGTGCGGACGAGACGACGGCACGGATGACCTACAAGGGGCCGCTGGTCGACGAGGAGTCAAAGACGAGAGCGGAAGTCGAGACGGGCGTCGACGACGGGGACGACGCCGACTCGGTGTTCCAGAACCTCGGGTTCGATCCGGTCGCCACCGTCCGGAAGGACCGTCGATTCTACAGCTACGACGGGTACACGATCACGCTCGACGCCGTCGAGGGCGTCGGCGAGCACGTGGAGGTCGAAACCGAGGTCGGGGCCGAAGCCGACATCGACGCCGCGCGCGAGGGCGCGTACGACGTGCTCCGGGACCTGGGACTCGATCCGGCGGACCAGCGTCGCACGTCGTATCTCGGCATGCTGCTCGAAGATTCTTGA
- a CDS encoding threonine ammonia-lyase: MDGQYEPVESPDETTVFPYHDLTPPTPADVEAAREVVDEYLPTTPLVRSEPLSAALDADVYLKREDTLPTGAFKVRGGVNLVATLPEEFRERGLVAASSGNHGQSVAWAGREFDVPVTIGVPEAANDDKVREMRRLGAEVIRHGTDYDDAREYIEELAVERQARYVHSGNEPKLLAGVGTAGLEILDALDDIDYLFSPIGGGSSAAGYCLTVGTQTDAEIVGAQSEAAPAMYRAWSEDTLAAHDRMETMAEGVATRVPFALTMDVLRDDLDDFRLVSEDAIRNGVARVFCEDRIVLEGACATAVAAAFQMREEIAGKTVVIPVSGRNIEQSKLERILAESDHAD, from the coding sequence ATGGACGGTCAGTACGAACCCGTAGAGTCCCCCGACGAGACGACCGTCTTCCCGTATCACGACCTCACGCCGCCGACACCAGCCGATGTCGAGGCCGCCAGGGAAGTCGTCGACGAGTACCTCCCGACGACACCGCTCGTCCGGAGCGAACCCCTCTCGGCGGCGCTCGACGCGGACGTGTATCTCAAACGCGAGGACACGCTCCCGACCGGGGCGTTCAAAGTCCGCGGCGGGGTCAACCTCGTCGCGACGTTGCCCGAGGAGTTCCGCGAGCGTGGCCTCGTCGCCGCGAGTTCCGGCAACCACGGCCAGTCGGTCGCCTGGGCCGGCCGCGAGTTCGACGTACCCGTCACGATCGGCGTCCCCGAGGCGGCGAACGACGACAAGGTCCGGGAGATGCGACGCCTCGGCGCGGAGGTGATCCGCCACGGCACCGACTACGACGACGCCCGTGAGTACATCGAGGAGCTGGCGGTCGAACGCCAGGCCCGCTACGTCCACTCCGGCAACGAGCCGAAACTGCTCGCCGGCGTCGGGACGGCTGGCCTGGAGATCCTCGACGCCCTCGACGACATCGACTACCTGTTCAGCCCGATCGGGGGCGGTTCCTCCGCCGCCGGCTACTGTCTCACGGTCGGGACACAGACCGACGCGGAGATCGTCGGCGCGCAGTCGGAGGCCGCGCCCGCGATGTACCGGGCCTGGAGCGAGGACACGCTGGCCGCCCACGACCGTATGGAGACGATGGCCGAGGGCGTCGCGACGCGCGTCCCGTTCGCGCTGACGATGGACGTGCTACGCGACGATCTCGACGATTTCCGGCTCGTCTCCGAGGACGCGATCAGGAACGGTGTCGCCCGCGTGTTCTGTGAGGACCGCATCGTTCTGGAGGGCGCCTGCGCTACCGCCGTCGCGGCCGCGTTCCAGATGCGCGAGGAAATCGCCGGGAAGACGGTCGTGATCCCCGTCTCGGGCCGGAACATCGAGCAATCGAAGCTCGAACGCATCCTCGCCGAGAGCGACCACGCCGACTGA
- a CDS encoding FKBP-type peptidyl-prolyl cis-trans isomerase: MSNESEADADDVEEGADEPTEAGLQDGDVIKLAYTARTVEDGSLVDTTDEEVAEDEGVDTDQQEFGPRTIVLGEGHIFPDVEDDIIGKEVGDEGTVTIAAADAFGEYDEDEVRTISKDKIPEDDRYPGAHVQIENQQGHIETIIGGRARVDFNHPLAGEDVEYDYEIAAEVTDREEKAQGIIQMMLDMELDLWFETDTVEEEQLVESDDEDDEESEPEYETVEVEKDTLYIEATPQLTMNQQWMMGKQQIAQQLTQLLGVDRIIVQEEIGGGGMGMPGMMGGMGGGPGGADLEEALEDADVDAEEIAEEIEGAEE, encoded by the coding sequence ATGAGCAACGAGTCCGAGGCCGACGCCGACGACGTGGAGGAAGGAGCGGACGAACCAACCGAGGCAGGCCTGCAGGATGGCGACGTGATCAAACTCGCCTACACCGCGCGCACCGTCGAGGACGGATCGCTCGTCGACACGACCGACGAGGAAGTCGCCGAGGACGAGGGCGTCGACACAGACCAGCAGGAGTTCGGCCCCCGGACGATCGTCCTGGGCGAGGGCCACATCTTCCCCGATGTCGAGGACGACATCATCGGGAAGGAGGTCGGCGACGAGGGCACCGTCACGATCGCCGCCGCCGACGCCTTCGGCGAGTACGACGAGGACGAGGTCCGCACCATCTCGAAGGACAAGATCCCGGAGGACGACCGTTACCCCGGCGCGCACGTCCAGATCGAGAACCAGCAGGGTCACATCGAGACGATCATCGGCGGGCGCGCTCGCGTCGACTTCAACCACCCGCTGGCCGGCGAGGACGTGGAGTACGACTACGAGATCGCCGCCGAGGTCACCGACCGTGAGGAGAAGGCCCAGGGCATCATCCAGATGATGCTCGACATGGAGCTGGACCTCTGGTTCGAGACCGACACCGTCGAGGAAGAACAGCTCGTCGAGAGCGACGACGAGGACGACGAGGAGAGCGAACCCGAGTACGAGACCGTCGAGGTCGAGAAGGACACGCTCTACATCGAGGCGACACCGCAGCTGACGATGAACCAGCAGTGGATGATGGGCAAACAGCAGATCGCCCAGCAGCTCACGCAGCTGCTCGGCGTCGACCGCATCATCGTCCAGGAGGAGATCGGTGGCGGCGGTATGGGGATGCCCGGCATGATGGGCGGTATGGGCGGCGGCCCCGGCGGCGCGGACCTCGAAGAAGCGCTCGAAGACGCGGATGTCGACGCCGAAGAGATCGCCGAAGAGATCGAAGGCGCCGAGGAGTAA
- a CDS encoding RAD55 family ATPase → MVNRLRTGIDVLDRKLDGGIPAGSIVTLSAHPASQAELFLYELTATRGTLWLSLDRTAESVVASIEQTPANTGDPTVRHISGEAPLDNAGKLVSALPETSNLIVDPLDVLESQEPHSRFRAFMNDLQNHIVNTNSLGILHCLNGRDVPPLRDTTEHFADVVFQLNTQIEGDEIANRLAIPKFRGGRAPNDVIKLDLVEEVSIDTSRDIA, encoded by the coding sequence ATGGTGAACCGGCTACGGACGGGCATCGACGTTCTCGACAGGAAACTCGACGGAGGGATTCCTGCCGGGAGTATCGTCACGCTGTCCGCCCATCCGGCGAGCCAAGCGGAGCTGTTCCTCTACGAACTCACCGCCACCCGAGGGACGCTGTGGCTCTCGCTCGATCGGACCGCCGAGTCGGTCGTCGCCAGCATCGAACAGACCCCCGCAAACACTGGCGACCCGACGGTCCGACACATCTCCGGCGAGGCCCCGCTGGACAACGCGGGCAAGCTCGTCTCCGCGCTGCCCGAGACCTCGAACCTGATCGTCGATCCGCTGGATGTCCTCGAATCCCAGGAACCACACTCCCGGTTTCGGGCGTTCATGAACGACCTGCAGAACCACATCGTCAACACGAACAGCCTGGGCATCTTGCACTGTCTCAACGGCCGGGACGTGCCGCCGCTGCGTGACACCACCGAACACTTCGCCGACGTGGTCTTCCAGCTCAACACCCAGATCGAGGGCGACGAGATCGCCAACCGGCTGGCGATCCCGAAGTTCCGGGGCGGCCGCGCCCCCAACGACGTGATCAAACTCGACCTCGTCGAGGAGGTCAGCATCGACACGAGCCGGGATATCGCCTAA
- a CDS encoding MinD/ParA family ATP-binding protein, whose translation MLAIAGGKGGCGKTTTALGIASELGARGSRPLVVDADRQMPDIHHRVGIDRTPGLGCLGRAALSRLARRPSRFPRIDAVPCGTADRSTLSSALARLRGRRRPVLVDCPAGAGPDAAVPLRHADASIVVATPTEQSLRDAAKTAAMARELDAPPSFAVLTRSDGSTQPGALLGCRDVVHVPEVSEPPLEARAVAVRYAAVATRLAKRNI comes from the coding sequence ATGCTCGCAATCGCAGGCGGGAAAGGCGGCTGTGGGAAGACGACGACGGCGCTGGGCATCGCCAGCGAACTGGGCGCCCGCGGGAGTCGGCCGCTCGTCGTCGACGCGGACAGGCAGATGCCCGATATCCACCACCGCGTCGGGATCGACCGCACGCCCGGCCTCGGCTGTCTCGGTCGGGCAGCGCTGTCGCGACTTGCCCGCCGACCGAGTCGGTTTCCACGGATCGACGCGGTGCCGTGTGGCACCGCCGACAGATCGACGCTTTCGAGCGCCCTGGCCCGCCTCCGCGGGCGCCGGCGCCCCGTCCTCGTCGACTGTCCCGCCGGCGCGGGCCCCGACGCTGCCGTCCCGCTCCGCCACGCCGACGCGAGTATCGTCGTCGCGACGCCGACCGAACAGAGTCTCCGGGACGCGGCGAAGACGGCGGCGATGGCCCGTGAACTCGACGCCCCGCCGTCCTTTGCCGTCCTCACGCGCAGCGACGGATCAACCCAGCCAGGCGCGCTGCTTGGCTGTCGCGACGTGGTCCACGTCCCCGAGGTATCAGAACCTCCACTCGAAGCCAGGGCTGTCGCCGTTCGGTACGCAGCGGTCGCGACACGCCTGGCTAAGCGGAATATTTAA
- the pyrB gene encoding aspartate carbamoyltransferase: MRHDHIISAKQLSRADIEEVLDHAATIAADPTAFADRHSDTLLGLLFFEPSTRTKMSFATAMKRLGGDIVDMGSVESSSVKKGESLADTVRVVEGYADALVLRHPMEGSAKMASEFVDVPLVNAGDGAGQHPTQTLLDLYTIRENAGFDDLTIGIMGDLKYGRTVHSLAHALTTVDAHQHFISPESLQLPRSVRYDLHEQGADVREHTDLDEILPALDVLYVTRIQRERFPDESEYREVAGQYQIDTGTLDAAKDDLTVMHPLPRVDEIAHEVDRTDHAKYFEQAHNGVPVRMALLDLILGGEPR, translated from the coding sequence ATGCGGCACGATCACATCATCAGCGCCAAACAGCTCTCACGGGCCGATATCGAGGAGGTGCTCGATCACGCCGCTACGATCGCGGCGGACCCGACAGCCTTCGCCGACCGGCACAGCGACACGCTGCTCGGGCTCCTCTTTTTCGAGCCGAGTACGCGGACGAAGATGAGCTTCGCGACGGCGATGAAGCGCCTCGGCGGGGATATCGTCGACATGGGATCGGTCGAATCCTCCAGCGTGAAGAAAGGGGAGTCGCTGGCTGATACGGTCCGGGTCGTCGAGGGCTACGCCGACGCGCTCGTCCTCCGGCATCCGATGGAGGGCTCCGCGAAGATGGCCAGCGAGTTCGTCGACGTGCCACTCGTCAACGCCGGCGACGGCGCCGGTCAGCACCCGACACAGACGCTCCTCGATCTGTACACGATCCGGGAGAACGCCGGGTTCGACGACCTCACCATCGGGATCATGGGCGATCTGAAGTACGGACGCACGGTCCACTCGCTGGCCCACGCGCTGACGACGGTCGACGCCCACCAGCACTTCATCAGCCCCGAATCACTGCAACTGCCCCGGTCGGTCCGGTACGACCTCCACGAGCAGGGCGCAGACGTTCGGGAACATACTGACCTCGACGAGATCCTGCCGGCGCTGGATGTCCTCTACGTGACTCGCATCCAGCGCGAGCGGTTCCCCGACGAGAGCGAGTATCGCGAGGTCGCCGGCCAGTACCAGATCGACACCGGGACGCTCGACGCGGCCAAAGACGACCTCACGGTGATGCATCCGCTGCCACGCGTCGACGAGATCGCCCACGAAGTCGATCGGACCGACCACGCGAAGTACTTCGAGCAGGCCCACAACGGTGTCCCGGTACGGATGGCACTGCTCGATCTGATACTCGGAGGTGAGCCACGATGA
- the pyrI gene encoding aspartate carbamoyltransferase regulatory subunit, translated as MTDDQQLRVSKIKNGTVIDHIAGGQALNVLAILGIDGGSGDALSVAMNVPSDRLGKKDIVKIEGRELSQAEVDVLSLIAPAASINIVREYDVVEKHRVERPEVVEGVLECPNHNCISTKDEPVESRFAVTDDGVRCEYCETIIRDDLPAHILVE; from the coding sequence ATGACCGACGACCAGCAACTCCGTGTCTCGAAGATCAAGAACGGCACCGTCATCGATCACATCGCGGGCGGCCAGGCGCTGAACGTCCTCGCGATCTTGGGCATCGACGGGGGCAGCGGCGACGCGCTCTCGGTGGCGATGAACGTCCCCTCGGACCGACTGGGGAAGAAAGACATCGTGAAAATCGAGGGTCGGGAGCTGTCTCAGGCCGAGGTCGACGTGCTCTCGCTGATCGCGCCGGCGGCATCCATCAACATCGTCCGGGAGTACGACGTGGTCGAGAAACACCGCGTCGAGCGACCGGAGGTCGTCGAGGGCGTCCTGGAGTGTCCGAACCACAACTGCATCTCGACGAAGGACGAGCCCGTCGAGTCCCGGTTCGCCGTCACCGACGACGGCGTCCGCTGTGAGTACTGCGAGACGATCATCCGGGACGACCTGCCGGCGCACATCCTCGTCGAGTGA